The DNA segment TCAACCAAAGTTACCCAAACTGATGCATTGAATGAAGCAGAGAACACCACAAGGTGGAAAATCTATCTATTGACTCCTTAATATATGCTAACTTGCTGAGACCTGACCTGAATTTATCGAGCAAATGCTTCTTTTTTCTCTGTTGGAGGGATACACGCTATATTGCCGAGAACTGACCTGAAACATTGTTTCTTGTTCGTGCATTCAGAAATTATCAGCAGGAGCTTGAAACTAAGCCTTTGGTTAAACCTGAACAAAGCCAAGAAGTAGAGGATAGGAAAAATTCTTTCGAGTTTGTAAGTTAAAAGATGCTGGTCTGGGAACACAATACTCTATTGATATATTTACCCGGTcctcaagttctaaaatgtttttACCTGTGTGTATGTCTAGGTGTCCGAAGTTAAGCCTCAGACTAACATTCTTCCACAACAGAAGACGAGGTTTTTAATTCAGAGCCTTTTCCATTCTGCTTTCTTACTAGAAACATAACCCAACTCGCTTATTGCTCAAACATTCTTTTGATGACAGTTTTCCATGTAACAGTTTTTCCTTAGCATCGAGCAAGGAAGAAGCTCCTTGTTTGGAGTTCCATATTGCTCCAGGTGGTGCTCCAGTGGCTGCGGGTATATACTACTGATTCATGGACAAATTTCCATTGCCGTAGTTTGGTTAAATTATTCCTTTTATTGATTTTGTTTGTATTACTTGAATGTATTGATAGCATCAACAGCTTGTACTGCCAAAGCACAGAAGAGTTCCACAAAATTGGTAGCACCTATTACCGTGAACAACCATGTGACTGTTGAAGCTTGCACCCCTAGAGCGCAGAGAGTTCCAGAAAAAGGAGTAGCACCGAGCAGTTCAAAGCATTTAACAACTAGAAAAAATGCAAGTATGATGCGACAGCCTTCTGCTTTAAAGCCAAAAACCAAGTCACCTATCCGATCTTCAAAAAGCAccaaaggaaagaatataatcaaGTACGTTTTGTGTCTGCAACAATATCATCTAGCAGTTATTTACTTAATGGATCACCTAGATTGGCATATTTGTCTGTGATAGACGTCCTGGTAGCCTTGCTGCAAAGAGTTCCATGGCTGCTGAAATTGCACAGGAGAATCAAGCAGTAAAACGACAAAAGCTGGATGATGGAAGATCCAGACAGGTTTATTAAGCTTTGCAATTTTTTTCTTCAGAAGTACAGAAATTTTAGTTCAAATAGATGTTGATACAAATTCACTTTGACATGACCATTTTCAGATACACAATATCAAAAATAGAGTTCTACTCCACAAGCCGAGATTGGGTTTAACCGGTGGCACTGGTATGTCTACTTCTGCTGCTAAAGGTTGTCTGGAAGAGAAATCATCGCGAAAGGTATAAATTCTTTTTGAACTACTGATAATTTGCAAGACTGTTAGAATACTCTGTGATATAGTAGCCATATTTTATGTTTCTTTAACACAAAATAACTTGTGTTTCGTGTTGTGAAACAGGAAATATCACCCTTCATATCTGCTGCAGAGATGATTAATAAATTCCATTCAAGGACTAGAGACTTGGATCTCTCTCAGAATAGATCACTTTCAAATGTTAGTTAgaatctaagacttttctctcactcCACAGTGTGATTTATCTATCTTTTTTCTTGATGTGTAAATGAGCTCTGTAAGTGTAGGCTCAGTCAAGTAGCTTATGCTAATTTCTTTTAAGTCGCTCTGATTCTTATCAGCGAATTAGCAATCTGGTCACATTTTATAGAACAGCCTGATTTCATACTCAGAACTGAATGCATAGTGCTTTTCTGATCACCTTGATCTTAGGTGTTTTTCTTGAGATTAGTTTTGAATCAGCTTGATCTTAGGTGGCCCTCTTGAGCTTCATTCTTAATCAGCTTGAAATTTGGTGATTCCCTGATCTTCATTTTCTCTGTTATTTATTCTAAAACATTAAGAGCATTCCAAAGGAAGAATTTTGAGTAGATCCAAGAACTTGTATACTTTGCATACTTTGTTATGTTGCAGATATATTACTTTTTGGTAGTAGGTACGAGCATTAGTGGGAATTACTTGTGTTGTTTGTGCATAATATGCCTATTAATAACAACTATTACTTCGATGTTTAGCTGCATCTTTATGTTTTGTCTATTATCTTTTACAAGACTAGTGTTGACATCAAACTCAGCTGCAGAAGACAGACAAAACTAGCATAAAGACACTGAAATGGATCACTTAGACATGCTTTCCCTTGCAAGTAAAGAGTTGACTTAGTtgattgctttctagtgctcaaCTTATATTGCTCACTTAAGATTTATTGCAATCATATTAGTCGAATGAGATCACCAGCACGGCCTGGTTATTCTTATATTGCaatcatattttattatcttGGTATTGGAGTGTGCCTGGTtattctcattgcaagatattcacAAATGTCTAGATCTTAAAGATATATAGTTctcaatatataattttttacctGTGATGTGTAATAAGTTTTTGCTCTTTGATTCCGATTTTTGACAATCTCTAGAAGGCCTTCATTTTCTCATATGATATTTTATTCAGGATGATACAGCTTCAGTAATACAAAGGAGGCCTAAACTTACCTTGACGAGGCCAAAACATCCTGAATTTGAAACAGCCCACCGAGTTCGTGCAGTACGGATTAAGAGCTCTGCTGAGCTAGAAGAAGAGATGCTGGCAAAAATCCCCAAGTTCAAAGCTCGTCCGTTAAATAAGAAGGTTTCCTGTTTCTCTCAAGAACCTTTGTTTCCGTCAGACTTGAGGTCTATATTTAtgtcaatatttttttaattttgcagATTTTTGAAGCACCTTCATTTCCTGCATTGCCCAAAAGTGTTCCACAACCACCTATTTTCCAGGTTGGATTTGCTTGATTTTCCATCAGCTATGAAGAAGTTGGCAGTTGTGACTTACCTATTTTATTAATTTGCAAAGGAATTCCATCTTAAGACAATGGACAGAGCAAATCAACATACTGAAACATCATCAGTAGTCTCCTCTATAGATGGTTCCGTTCAGGTACCTCTCCTTGTTTCGTCTTTGCTAATTGTTGAGGATGTCATTCATATAATATTGCTTCTAATAAATTGATCACACAATCTAACAGAATCAGAACAAACCTTTCCGACTTACTGAACCGAGGCCTCCTCATCTTGAAACGTCACTCCGAGCTCGACCACCAATGTATAATCTCAGTTATATGTCGTAGAGCACGTTGCATCATGCACTATTATGTTGCTTCACTGCCACTGATAGACCTGTCTTTTACAGGATCAAGAGTACTCAGGAATTAGAGTTGGAGGATCTTGAAAAGATACCGAAGTTCAAGGCTAGGCCACTCAATAAGAAGGTCTCTTTAATCAAACAAATCATGCAATATTTTTCTCACTCATTTATAGATTGATGCATTTACCAAATTCTGTCTGATATATCCAGATTCTTGAAAGCAAAGGGGAAATAGGCTTGTTTTG comes from the Musa acuminata AAA Group cultivar baxijiao chromosome BXJ2-8, Cavendish_Baxijiao_AAA, whole genome shotgun sequence genome and includes:
- the LOC135619518 gene encoding protein TPX2-like isoform X2, with product MMANGGVDVLQIDEAYEFRAPRFFDFVNEETEEDIKRAELWFETSRSYAPSPFMPRIREGRSVQIDSLCDFGNVDQQQKVEVSTKVTQTDALNEAENTTRNYQQELETKPLVKPEQSQEVEDRKNSFEFVSEVKPQTNILPQQKTSFSLASSKEEAPCLEFHIAPGGAPVAAASTACTAKAQKSSTKLVAPITVNNHVTVEACTPRAQRVPEKGVAPSSSKHLTTRKNASMMRQPSALKPKTKSPIRSSKSTKGKNIIKRPGSLAAKSSMAAEIAQENQAVKRQKLDDGRSRQIHNIKNRVLLHKPRLGLTGGTGMSTSAAKGCLEEKSSRKEISPFISAAEMINKFHSRTRDLDLSQNRSLSNDDTASVIQRRPKLTLTRPKHPEFETAHRVRAVRIKSSAELEEEMLAKIPKFKARPLNKKIFEAPSFPALPKSVPQPPIFQEFHLKTMDRANQHTETSSVVSSIDGSVQNQNKPFRLTEPRPPHLETSLRARPPMIKSTQELELEDLEKIPKFKARPLNKKILESKGEIGLFCNPKPQITITEEFHFATNERLGPPAAVVQLFDKLSLHSETSNHERKEVPRVTIPTPFHLHTEERGFEKERQLAEQILQKELEEERARIPKANPYPYTTDYPVIPPKPEPKHCTKPEAFQLESLVRHEEEMQRKLEEKERMEREEAQRRIFRAQPILNDDPLPLPQRERKPLTEIKEFVLHLDHRAVERTEFDQKIKEKELTYKRLREEQEFAQMMEEEKAVKQMRRTMVPHAKPLPKFSNPFVPQKSTKEATKPKSPDLRVNHRVELRQAFHMR
- the LOC135619518 gene encoding protein TPX2-like isoform X1, with amino-acid sequence MMANGGVDVLQIDEAYEFRAPRFFDFVNEETEEDIKRAELWFETSRSYAPSPFMPRIREGRSVQIDSLCDFGNVDQQQKVEVSTKVTQTDALNEAENTTRNYQQELETKPLVKPEQSQEVEDRKNSFEFVSEVKPQTNILPQQKTSFPCNSFSLASSKEEAPCLEFHIAPGGAPVAAASTACTAKAQKSSTKLVAPITVNNHVTVEACTPRAQRVPEKGVAPSSSKHLTTRKNASMMRQPSALKPKTKSPIRSSKSTKGKNIIKRPGSLAAKSSMAAEIAQENQAVKRQKLDDGRSRQIHNIKNRVLLHKPRLGLTGGTGMSTSAAKGCLEEKSSRKEISPFISAAEMINKFHSRTRDLDLSQNRSLSNDDTASVIQRRPKLTLTRPKHPEFETAHRVRAVRIKSSAELEEEMLAKIPKFKARPLNKKIFEAPSFPALPKSVPQPPIFQEFHLKTMDRANQHTETSSVVSSIDGSVQNQNKPFRLTEPRPPHLETSLRARPPMIKSTQELELEDLEKIPKFKARPLNKKILESKGEIGLFCNPKPQITITEEFHFATNERLGPPAAVVQLFDKLSLHSETSNHERKEVPRVTIPTPFHLHTEERGFEKERQLAEQILQKELEEERARIPKANPYPYTTDYPVIPPKPEPKHCTKPEAFQLESLVRHEEEMQRKLEEKERMEREEAQRRIFRAQPILNDDPLPLPQRERKPLTEIKEFVLHLDHRAVERTEFDQKIKEKELTYKRLREEQEFAQMMEEEKAVKQMRRTMVPHAKPLPKFSNPFVPQKSTKEATKPKSPDLRVNHRVELRQAFHMR